From the genome of Actinomycetota bacterium, one region includes:
- the rpsM gene encoding 30S ribosomal protein S13: MARIAGVDLPRDKRVEIGLTYIFGVGRTRAQQICFGLDIDPGTKVRDLTDDEVIRIRRFIDQGYRVEGDLRREVAQNIKRKIEIGTYQGIRHRRGLPVRGQRTHTNARTRKGRRSAIAGKKKVKK, from the coding sequence ATGGCGCGAATTGCGGGAGTTGACCTTCCGAGAGACAAGCGAGTCGAGATCGGTCTGACGTACATCTTTGGTGTGGGTCGCACACGGGCGCAGCAGATCTGTTTCGGTCTCGATATCGATCCCGGCACGAAAGTTCGTGATCTGACCGACGATGAAGTGATCCGCATTCGACGTTTCATCGATCAGGGCTATCGGGTGGAAGGTGACTTGCGCCGAGAGGTCGCCCAGAACATCAAGAGAAAGATCGAGATCGGGACATATCAGGGCATTCGCCACCGCCGGGGTCTCCCGGTGCGCGGCCAGCGGACGCACACGAATGCCCGAACTCGTAAGGGACGGCGTTCGGCGATCGCCGGCAAGAAGAAGGTCAAGAAGTAG
- the rpmJ gene encoding 50S ribosomal protein L36, whose product MKVRPSVKKMCEKCRIIRRHGRVWVICDNPRHKQRQG is encoded by the coding sequence ATGAAGGTGAGACCTTCGGTGAAGAAGATGTGTGAGAAATGTCGGATCATCCGGCGGCATGGTCGTGTGTGGGTGATCTGCGACAACCCGCGGCACAAGCAACGGCAGGGGTGA
- the rpsD gene encoding 30S ribosomal protein S4: MARYTGPTHKLCRRARQPLCQSKKCAVDRRPYPPGEHGRGRIRETDYQIQLREKQKLRAMYGVLERQFRRYYREAARQRGITGESLLRILETRLDNVVYRAGFAQTRPQARQLVNHGHFEVNGKKVDIPSYQVRAGDVITLRERSRNLIIVEHSLETVTHSLPEWLEINADERTIVVQDVPNRAQIDTQIREQLVVELYSR; encoded by the coding sequence ATGGCTCGCTACACAGGGCCTACCCACAAGCTGTGCCGTCGGGCGCGACAGCCACTTTGCCAGTCGAAGAAGTGCGCGGTCGATCGGCGACCGTATCCTCCCGGCGAGCACGGCCGCGGCCGCATTCGAGAGACGGACTATCAGATTCAGCTTCGTGAGAAGCAGAAACTGCGTGCCATGTACGGGGTGTTGGAGCGCCAGTTCCGACGCTACTACCGGGAAGCTGCCCGGCAGAGGGGTATCACCGGGGAAAGCCTGTTGCGCATCCTCGAGACCCGTCTCGACAACGTCGTGTACCGGGCGGGCTTCGCACAAACCCGACCTCAGGCACGCCAACTGGTCAATCATGGGCACTTCGAGGTGAACGGCAAGAAGGTCGACATTCCTTCCTATCAGGTCCGAGCAGGCGACGTGATCACGCTTCGTGAGCGGAGCCGCAACCTGATCATCGTCGAGCACTCTCTCGAGACGGTGACACACTCACTGCCCGAGTGGCTCGAGATCAATGCGGACGAGCGCACGATCGTCGTGCAGGACGTCCCGAACCGTGCCCAGATCGACACGCAGATTCGTGAACAGCTCGTCGTCGAGCTCTATTCGAGGTAG
- the infA gene encoding translation initiation factor IF-1, which yields MVKQDDVIRVQGTVLETLPNAMFRVEIEGGLEVLAHVSGKMRMRYIRILPGDRVDLELSAYDPTRGRIVWRYR from the coding sequence GTGGTAAAGCAAGACGATGTAATCAGAGTGCAGGGGACCGTCCTCGAGACACTCCCGAACGCCATGTTCCGGGTGGAGATCGAAGGCGGCCTTGAAGTACTTGCCCATGTTTCAGGCAAGATGAGGATGCGGTATATCCGTATCCTGCCTGGTGACAGGGTTGACCTCGAGTTGTCGGCGTATGATCCGACGCGGGGCCGGATCGTGTGGAGATACAGATGA
- the rpsK gene encoding 30S ribosomal protein S11, translating to MAKQQTKRVRRRERKNIAHGQAHITASFNNTIINITDLDGNTIVWTSGGTVGFKGSRKSTPYAAQVAAEEAARQAGEHGVRKLDVIVSGSGGGRDTAVRTLQNMGMEVTFIKDVTPFPHNGCRPKKRRG from the coding sequence GTGGCGAAGCAGCAAACAAAGCGGGTACGTCGTCGCGAGCGGAAGAACATCGCTCACGGACAGGCCCACATCACGGCGAGTTTCAACAACACGATCATCAACATCACCGACCTCGACGGCAACACGATCGTGTGGACGTCCGGGGGAACGGTGGGATTCAAAGGTTCGCGCAAATCGACTCCGTACGCGGCGCAGGTCGCGGCGGAAGAGGCGGCCCGGCAGGCCGGAGAGCACGGAGTACGCAAACTCGACGTGATCGTCTCGGGGAGCGGCGGAGGTCGGGACACGGCGGTCCGCACGCTGCAGAACATGGGCATGGAGGTCACCTTCATCAAAGATGTCACTCCGTTCCCGCACAACGGATGTCGGCCGAAGAAGCGGAGGGGCTGA
- a CDS encoding DNA-directed RNA polymerase subunit alpha, translating into MLIVQRPHIEEQPVSEARSKFIVEPLEPGFGYTLGNTLRRTLLARIPGAAITTVQIEGIQHEFSTIDGVVEDVVDIILNLKQVVLRIEASDPAQIMYLSAKGAGEVTAADIKTPASVEVVNPDLHIATLSSSGRLEIELTAERGVGYRSADKNKAAEVIGIIPIDSIFSPVRKVTYQVEPTQVGQMTNFDRLVLDIETDGSLEPSEAVSSAGKTLRELLGLFAEIGEGVGLELGDVAIAEPMSPDLELPIEALDLSERPRNCLRRAQIESVGELVAKTADDLLSITNFGHKSLEEVVAKLDELGLSLAGGGETAGA; encoded by the coding sequence GTGCTGATCGTTCAACGTCCACATATTGAAGAACAGCCCGTCTCCGAGGCGCGTTCGAAGTTCATCGTCGAACCGCTCGAGCCAGGGTTCGGGTATACGCTGGGCAACACGCTGCGACGGACCCTGCTCGCCAGGATTCCCGGTGCTGCCATCACGACCGTGCAGATCGAAGGCATCCAGCACGAGTTCTCGACGATCGACGGTGTCGTGGAAGACGTCGTCGATATCATCCTGAACCTCAAGCAGGTCGTACTCCGCATCGAGGCTTCCGACCCGGCGCAGATCATGTATCTGTCGGCGAAGGGGGCCGGCGAGGTCACGGCCGCCGACATCAAGACGCCCGCCAGCGTCGAAGTCGTGAACCCGGACCTGCACATCGCCACGCTGTCATCTTCCGGACGACTCGAAATCGAACTCACTGCCGAGCGCGGAGTCGGGTATCGTTCCGCAGATAAGAACAAGGCGGCCGAAGTCATCGGGATCATCCCGATCGATTCGATCTTCTCGCCGGTTCGCAAAGTGACTTACCAGGTCGAGCCGACCCAGGTTGGTCAGATGACGAACTTCGACCGGCTCGTCCTCGATATCGAGACCGACGGGTCGCTCGAGCCCTCCGAAGCCGTGTCATCCGCAGGGAAGACGCTTCGCGAGCTGCTCGGCCTGTTTGCCGAGATCGGTGAAGGTGTCGGACTCGAACTCGGTGACGTCGCCATCGCAGAACCGATGTCGCCCGACCTGGAACTCCCCATCGAGGCGCTCGACCTTTCGGAGCGTCCCCGCAACTGCTTGCGGCGTGCCCAGATCGAGAGCGTCGGCGAACTCGTCGCAAAGACGGCGGATGATCTGCTGAGCATCACGAACTTCGGTCACAAGAGCCTCGAAGAAGTCGTCGCCAAACTGGACGAACTCGGTTTGAGCCTCGCCGGTGGCGGGGAAACGGCGGGTGCGTGA
- the rplQ gene encoding 50S ribosomal protein L17 encodes MPRPRKGPRLGGSPSAEKAMLGNLAQSLFWEEKLTTTVTRAKAVRPLAERLITKARRGDLHARRQVLKVIGDTEVVTKLFDEIAPRYADRPGGYTRIVKIGSRRGDNAEMAIIELV; translated from the coding sequence ATGCCTCGGCCTCGAAAAGGTCCGCGTCTGGGCGGGAGCCCGTCGGCCGAGAAGGCGATGCTGGGCAACCTGGCACAGTCGTTGTTCTGGGAGGAGAAGCTCACCACGACCGTCACTCGCGCCAAAGCCGTACGGCCGCTCGCGGAGCGACTCATCACGAAGGCTCGGCGCGGCGATCTGCATGCACGTCGTCAGGTACTCAAAGTGATCGGTGACACGGAAGTCGTCACGAAACTCTTCGACGAGATTGCTCCAAGGTATGCCGACCGCCCGGGCGGCTACACGAGGATCGTCAAGATCGGTTCCCGTCGCGGCGACAACGCCGAGATGGCGATCATCGAACTCGTGTAA